The genomic DNA CCCGGCGAGCCAGGAGACGGTGGATACCTGCCACCCCCACATCAAAGAGCTGCTCGACCTGGTTGCCCATGATCCTTGCCGTCACCACCGCTTCAGCCGCAACCGGGATATCGGAAGTACCGGCGGAGATAACCAGCACCGTGCCCCGGCCAACAATCTCGATCGGTCGCTGCTCAACGGTAATGCACCGAGCATCCTGGTGGTGACAGGCATTGGGGAAGCGGGCGCACAAGGCCAGCGCCTGCTCTTCCGCAAGCCTGGTGACCAGCACATTGTTACCCCGATCAAGCAGGGCGACCATGATCCGCTCGATCTGACCGATGCTCTTGCCCTGACCGAAGATCACTTCCGGATAACCCTGCCGCAGTTCCCGGTGGTGATCGACATTGGCGAAACCCAGGTCTTCAAAAGGGAGATGTTTGAGCCTCTCCAGGGATCGCTCCACCGAGATTTCTCCCGTTGCCACCCCTTCGAGAAGCCGTTTTAATTCATTAGAGTCCATGCGATTCATCCTGCCGAAAAATATCGAGTAATTGTATCATGTACAGAGCAAATTAAAAGCGTAAAGGGTTGACCGGCACCTTTACCCCTGTTATTGTTTGCAGGCTTCGTAAAAAGTCCGGTTATTCATGAATTACTCAGGTTTTCACAAACTTTGCATTTGAAGTTTTTCGCTGGCCGCAATTTTTCGTTTTTTTCAATAATGCGATACTCCGGAGGTGACAATCGTGCTTATCGTAATGCACCACAAGGCAGGGGACAAGCAGATCAATGCGGTGAAAGAGGCGGTTAAGGCTTTGGGATTGACCGCGGCTCCCATTCCCGGAAGCGAGCGCACCGCCATCGGCGTGCTTGGCAACAAGGGATACGTCGATGACTCTACCATCCGCGACCTTCCCGGCGTGCAGGAGGTAATCCACGTCTCCAAGCCTTACAAACTGGTATCGCGTGACTTCCACCCCCGCAACACCATTGTCAAGGTCGGCACGGTCGAGATCGGCGAGGGGCGGCCGCCAGTAGTCGCTGCCGGCCCTTGTGCCGTTGAGAGCGAGGAGCAGATCATGAAAACTGCCCGCGCCGTGAAAAAGGCCGGGGCCATGCTGCTGCGCGGCGGCGCCTTCAAACCGCGGACCGGTCCCCATACCTTCCAGGGGATGCGGGAAGAGGGGCTGCTGCTCCTGGAAAAAGCCGGCAAAGCAGTGGGCCTCCCTATCGTCACCGAGGTGATGAGCCCCGACACCGTGGGGCTGGTGGCTGAACATGCCGATCTGCTTCAAGTAGGCGCCCGTAACATGCAGAACTTCGACCTCCTGCGGGAACTCGGCAAGATTCGCAAGCCGGTTCTGCTCAAGAGGGGAATGAGTGCCACCGTTGAAGAGTTCCTTGCTGCAGCCGAATACATCCTTGCCGAGGGCAATCACAACGTCATCCTTTGTGAGCGGGGAATCAGGACCTTTGAAACCGCTACCCGCAATACGCTTGATCTGGCCATTGTGCCGCTGATAAAGGAACTCTCCCATCTCCCGATCATGGTTGACCCTTCGCACGCCACCGGCAAGCGCAGCCTGGTGCCACCGATGTCCAAGGCCGCCCTGGTAGGTGGGGCTCACGGCGTTCTGGTTGAGGTGCACCCCGAACCGGAGAAGGCACTTTCTGACGGCCCGCAATCTTTGACCTTTGCCGGCTTTGACCGGCTTATGGGGGAAATCGACCGGCTGACCGTCTTTCTTGGCTGGGACGAAAAAGCTCCTTGATTTTTTTCTGTTGAGCCGAGTAGAATGACACAAGATTAACGTTCTCTCTGTCATGCTCGTTAGGCTTACAAAGCCCAGGCGGAATGCTTATTTCACGGGAGCCTTTTGCGGTCGCGGTGTGCTGCCCCTTGCGGGAATTGCCTAAAGCGGCACAAAGGAGCCCACTTTTAAGGGAACTCGCTGAGAGGCCCCTAAGCCGACGGCATGGCGGAGAGATTGATCAAGGGGGAGGCGCGATAACCGCCTCCCCCTTTCGTATAATGACGGTTTGCCATTCTAATCAAAGATCGAGGTTGTTGGCTCATGTACTGGTTACGCCGAATTTTGCTGGCAATTTATCTGGTAGTTGCTATTCCCCTTGCCGCCGGGGCCGCAGAAAAGCCGGGCGCGCTTGTGCGGGACCGGCTGAGCAACGGCAGCGATGGCCCGGAAATGGTAGTCATCCCTGCGGGCAGCTTCCGGATGGGTGCAGTTCAGGGTGGCGGCGACAGCGACGAAAAGCCGGTACATCGCGTCACCATTGCCAAGCCCTTTGCCATGGGTCGATACGAAGTAACCTTTGCCGAGTATGACACCTTCTGCACGGCAACCGGCCGCGAGAAACCAAAGGACGGCCGGCGCTGGTTCCCATTCTCCAACTGGGGGAGAGAGCGACGGCCGGTGATCAACGTCTCCTGGAACGATGCCGTGGCTTACACAAAATGGCTCTCTGAGCAGACCGGGAAACATTACCGGCTCCCCAGCGAAGCGGAATGGGAGTACGCGGCCAAAGCCGGCAGCGAAGACCGCTACTGGTGGGGATTTAATATCGGAGAGAACCGGGCCAACTGCAAAGGGGCGGGCAGCAAGTTTGACGGCAAGAAAACCGCGCCGGTCGGATCGTTTCAGGCAAACCCGTTCGGCCTGTTTGATACCGCCGGCAATGTCTGGGAGTGGTGCCAGGACCGGTGGCATGAGAGTTACGAAGGTGCGCCTGCCGATGGCACTGCCTGGGAAACCGGAGAAGATCAGCGGCGCGTCGAACGCGGCGGATCATTCGGCAGCAAGCCGCGCTATGTCAGGTCATCGGCCCGCGGCCGTGGCAAGCCAACCGACAGATATGTCTATCTCGGCTTCCGGGTAGCAAGAGATTTATAGCCAACGCAGACGAAGATGAAGCAGCGGGATCAGTCGAAAAACTCGCTCTCCATCAGCTCCATGACCCCTTCAGGCGTAAACGGGAAGGTAGTCACATGCTCTTTGCCGCTTTGATCTTTCCACACCCAGCGGATAATTTCCCCTGCTGCTGCCGGTTCCCGGGTGAGCGGGTCAGGGTCCAGTTCTGTCAGTACCTGCCAAATTCCTTCCATGTCGAATAGCTCGAACCCTGCTGCGCCATCGATCGTCTCGATTTTGCGCAGAAAGCTATCAAGGATTTCATAATCGACAAGCGCCTCGTCTTCCCCCCACCATTTAATGAAACAATGTCCGGGCTGCCGGCATGCTTCGATGCGTTCCCTAAACTCGGCATGGTTCATAATCCCCTCCCAAAAAAACTTTTTCTGAGAGTATATCCGGCTGCGGCCTTAGTGCAAATCGAGAGCAGTTGGCAATATCAAAAGAGGGATGGGCGACTTATTCTTTTAACTGCAGGGCAGTGATTGGTCCCCGCTGCGCTCCGCGTCTCCGGCAATCCAGCGGCAGCATAGGAAGCAGAAAAAGGCGGCAACGGCAATGGCGACCGGGGTGATCAGCATGGCGCTCCGCAGACCGAAAGCATCGGAAAACATGCCGATGATGGCTGGCGAAACCGCGTCACCTAAGGCGTGAATGGCAAAAATATTGATGGCAAAAGCCATGGCGCGGGAACTGGCCGGCGAAACGTTGACGATAACGGTATTCAGCGGGCCGGTATTGAGAAACAGCAGGGTTTCGGCAACAAAGATCGCCGCCAGACAGGTAGTCAGATCGCCGGAGGAGATGGCCAGCGCCAGCACCGGCGCTCCGAGGACAAACCCCCAGCCGGAGACCATCAGATAGCCTGATGGCGAACGTGCCTGCATCCTGTCCCCCAGCCAGCCGCCGCTGAGGGTGCCGAGAATACCGGACACCACGGTCATGGCACCGAAAATAGTATTCCCTTTTGCCACATCCAAGCCATGCATCCGGTTGAGGAATGAGGGGGTCCATTGGGCAAGTCCGCCCAGAGCAAAGGTCATGGCGGCCATGGCCAGCGTTGCAGTAATGAACGAGCGGTTTTGCAGGAACAGCCGGTATGAGCCTCGTGGTGCGGCAATACTGGCGCTATTTCTGATGCGGGCCGGATCTTTGAGCCGCCAGAGAGGTATGGTCAGAAGCAACCCGGGGATACCTGCCAGAAGAAAGGCGCTCTGCCAGCCGTAGCGCTGCCCGACAATACCGCCGACCAGGTACCCCAGTGCGCTACCCACCGGGATCGCCAGGTAGAAGTATGCCAATGCGCGGCCTCGGCGCTCCTGGGGGAAATAGTCGGAAATAAGCCCGGGCGATACCGTACCAAAGCTTGCCTCACCGATTCCCACCACGCTCCTCGCCGCCAGCAGTGCCGCATAGCTCCGGGCAAGGCCTCCGCCGGCGGTTGCCAGGCTCCAGACAACAAGCCCTCCGGCCGCCAGATGCACCCGGTTCTTCCGGTCACCGATCCAGCCGAACAAAGGGGCGGCAACCATGTATGACAGCATGAAGGCGCTCCCCAGCAAGCCGAGAGAGGTATCGGAAAGCCGCAGATCACCTTTCACCAGGGGGAAGACGGCGTAAAGAACCTGCCGATCAATGTAGTTCAGCAGGTTCACGGCCAAGAGCATTGCCAACACAACCCGGCGGCCGGAGATAGGTTCCTTCAGAGTCATAAGCGTCGTCATTTCATTGGGGGACAGTGGCAGCGCTCATCAGCACTTGGTTGGCAAAGTAGCACATTACCGTGATCTGACACAATGGAATCAACAGCACCGGCCCCTGCAAAAAGCTTGCAGGGGCCTGCATTGAACAGCTTCCAGGCTGGAGGCCGGGTCACATCAACTTGAAGAGGACCGGAATGACAATTTCCGCCGGCAACGGAGGTTTGGGAAACGGCGCCACCTTACGGATGGTCTCTATCGCGCATCGGTCCAGCATCTGGTGCCCTGAGCTTTCCACCACTTTTACCTCGCGGGCACTGCCGTCCTCGCACACCAGAAAAGATACGGTCACCTTGCCGCTCCACCCCATCTTCCGCGCCTGGTGTGGATAGACCAGGCCTTTCATGACAAGGTCGCGAATATAGCTGAAATGTTCTCTGAGGTATCGCTGCTTGGCCTTTTCCGGGGCAGCATCCCCATGACCGGTTGCGGCAACCTGTGCCACTGGCTCCTTGTGCGTAACGCCGGCTGCAGCATTGCCCGGGCGGGCAGCCTGAGCATTTGTATTCGCATCGCCCTGGGCTTTGAGCGGCAGGCTGTCCCGCACTCCGGAAACCGGGGCAACACTGGCCGGAGCCGGCATCGGGGCTGGGGGCGGCACATCCGCGGCAACCTGCCTCGTCTCAACAGGCGTAACCGGGCGAGGTCGCGGAGTAGCTGCTGCCGATCCAGGACTCCGAGACTGGCGCAAGGGTGAAGCAACCTCCTTGGCAACCACCCCTGGGTCAAAGGTCAGGTCGATAATGACCGGCGCCCTAGGCGGCGCTAGTTGTGATGAGAACGCTGCCATCAGAGCATATGCGACCAGATGCAGCCCCAGGGAAATTCCGAACCACTTACCTGGGTAGGGAGTGATTGATCGCCGTATTTCTTTCATGGTGTACATTCCGTCCATGTCGTGCCTCTTTCGCTCGTTTCACAAATGTTGCAGCAACCAGCACCAGCCCCATGCCGGCACAACCGAAGCAGGTCAAACAACCCGAGGCGCCGCATGCCCCTGAAGAGGCCGCAATGCCGGTGACCCCTCCAACGACCTCGACCATACCAAAAGTCACTTTTTCAGACAGACTTCGCATAACAGATGGCTCCTTCCGGACAGACCTTTTCGCATTGCCGACACGGCATGCAGGAGAGCTGATCGATGGCCGCTGTCCCCTTAACCGCAATGGCCCAGGTGGGACAGACGGCATGACACTCTCCGCAGCCGTTACAGCGGTGTGTATCAACCTGTACCCGTTTGCCGAAACGTTTGCCGAAGCGGCTGGCAAGTGCATCCAACGCGCCGATCGGGCAAAGAAAATTACAATAGGCGCGGCCACCGTGAGCCAAGAACCCGAGCAGGATGATCAGGGCCAGGTTGATGATTCCGGCAGTGCGCAGGAAATAGGCCATGTCGGCCTGGATAAATGGGGCGCCGAAAAGTCGGGGGATGGTGGCGAAGTTACAGTAATTGCAGCACAGGCTGCCGATACCGATCAGTGGCGCGGCGAGATAGACGGCAAAATAGCCGTAGCGGACCGGCGCCGCCGGGATAGCAGAGAAATCCAGCTTCAGAAATCGGGGGATGAGTCTGCTGCCAAGCTCGGTAGCCCCGCCAACCGGGCAAAGGTGACTGCACCAGTAGCGGCCGAAAAAGATCGTTGTCACCAGCATCCCGACAACCAGGGCCACCCCCATGTAGCTTCGGGCAACGCCACCGATAATCTCTCCTATTCCTGCACCTTTCCTGATGGCGAAAAACATGCGCGGGCACCATGAACCACAGAGATCGACATCAGCCGAAGTCACCTGAACAATCAGGGCCAGCGGTGGCAGGAAAAGCATTAGTGAGCAGAGCAAAATGCCGGTACGGTGCCGGGCCATAAAGGACCGGGCAGAATCACTATTCGCCATGACGCCCCCCTCCTGTGCCGGTAAAGCGGATCGGTACCGCCAGCAGTCGTTCGTTGCTCCGGTTATCATAGAAAGCGAGCATCGGACCTTTCTTTTCGGGGCGTTGCCCCGGCTGCTTACCAGGGGCAACATTCGAAGTATCAGGGTCCAATGGGCAGCACACAGCTTCCGCATCCTGTTTTTGCGCCTGATTGATTACAACCGGCAGTTGCGCTCTTTTTTTCATCACCACCCAGAGCGCCACCCGGTCGTTGGGGCGGAGGTCATGGTAGACATTGTCACGAAACATTGGACGATGATGGAACGGCAATCTGATTGCCGGCTCAGAATTATGAAGGGCATAGCTGTAGCCCGGAGCCCCTTCAAGAACGACCCGGGCATCTCCCCGGAATGGCGGTATCACTTTGGCCGTAACAATAAGCGAACCAGACTGTTTCTGTCCGTCCAGTTCTGGCGGATGACGCGTCACGCCTCCCCCCTTCTTGAGAGTTCCCATGGCATGTGCCGAGTCATGAAAGCGGTAGCTGGCTGCCAGGGTGCTGACGGCAACGGCAATGATGAATATGATGATGGATTTCGGTTGCATGCCTCACCTCAGAATTTGTAGGAAATCTTGCCAAAATAGGTAATAGGAGCACCGGGACGGTAACGGGTGGCAGTGTCCTTGGTTACTTCCATGGCATAGTGCTTGTCGAAAAGGTTGTTGACGTCAAAGGTAATGTCCCAGTGCTTGTCCTCGTAACCGACCAGCAGGTTCGTCAGAAACTCGTAGCCGTCGTATTTTTCTGAGTTGGCATTATCCACAAAGTAGCTGCCCCAGCTGTAGGTATCGAGCTTGGCTTTGAACCCGGAAGGGTGCTTGTAAAAGGCATAGAGATTGTACTGATGCTCCGGGATATATGGCAGCCGGTTGCCGCTCCTATTGAGGAGCTGTCCCTGGACCGGCTCCTGAAAGCTGTCATAACTGAAATCGCTGTAAGTATAAGTCCCTCCCAGATAGAGACTGGTCAATGCCTGATACTTGCCGGACAGCTCGATCCCTTTTTTGATGGTTGAGCCGGCATTGCTGTACGTGGTCGCTCCGCCGACAAGGTATGTCTGCACGATCTCATCGGATACATCCATGTAGAACAGGGAAAGGTCGATACTGTGGCCACCGGAGAAACGGCTCTTTGCTCCGACCTCATAGTTAATGGTCGTGGCCGGGTCTAGATTGGGATTATCTGAAAGCTCACTCGACTGAGGGGTCTGGAACCCGGTGGCTATTGTTCCGTAAAGGTTCAAACTGTCATTTACCTTGTAGACAGCTCCGATCCGCGGGCTCACATAATTGAATGCCTTGTCCACACCGATCTGTTGCCGGTTTGCCACATACCTCCCGCTGGCATAATCGAACTCCTGGAAGAGATCAGAAGAAAGGTCGAACCGTACCTGGTCAAAGCGGACACCGATATCGACAATCCAGGATTGCGACGGCTGTAACGATTCCTGGGCATAGACCCCCCACTTGGCAACGGTGTCATCATCGCTCTGCATCAGAGACCCCGAGGCGTCAGAGAGAGTAGCGGTGATTCTGCCAGTCGGCAGGGTCCTGACATCTCTAAAGGTATACTTTTTCCCATTGGGGGTATCCACCTGAGCCGACACCCCAGAGGTAAGCACTCCCGGCAAGCCGAGCAGATGATGCTTCCAGTCCACCTGAATATCGCTGCCGTAGATGTCGGCACTACCGTCATTGATCGCCCCGGTAACCGGATGATAATGCTGCCAGTGCTGGAAATAGACGAGCGGTTTGAGCTTGAAGTCGCCGATCTCCTTTTCCAGCTTCAGGTTGGTGAAGTATATCTCGCTGTAGCGCCCCGAGTGACGCCACGGTTCAGAGGTAAGCTGGCTGATGTCGCTGTCGAACTGAGACTTGGTCAACGTCCCGGGCAGCTGGATATTGGCATCGGTATAACTGAAATTAAAGTCAATGGACGTCTTCTCGTCCAGCAGATGACCGATCTTTAGACTGGTCTGGCTAGTGTCGAATTTGTTCCAGGCCCGCCAACTGTCGGTTGACTTGCGGCTCCCTGCCACGGTGACATAGGTCGAGCCGAAGCTGGTGCCGTAAATGAGGTTGTACATCTGGGTATTTTCGCTGCCATAGCCGATCTTCAGGCTCTTGATCTCCTCAAAAGGATTGCGGCTGATGATATTCACCACGCCACCGGCGGCATTGGCGCCGTACATGGTGGAATTTGGCCCTTTCACCACATCGATCCGCTCCACGAGCTGGGTGTCTATGAAGTCGAAACGCGAAAGCCCGTCCGGGTCGGTAATGGGCACACCATCAAGCAACACCATGATCTCGCGTACGCCGTAGCGGGCCTTGAGACCGGCGCCGCGAATAATGAGCCGCGAGTCGTAACCGCCGTTTTTCGTCTCGGACTGGACGCCGGACAAGCCGGTGAGCGCCTCCTTGATGCCGAACATGCGGCTGTTCTGAATTTCTTCCTTGCCGACCACGCTCACTCCTGCCGCCACTTCCTCGGTTTTCCGCTCGGTCCGGGTGGCAGTCACAACCACGTCGTCGAGCTGTTGGCGGCCCTGTGCCGCCTCCTCTGCATATGCCCCAGCGGCACAGAGCAAACAAAGAACACCTATGCAATACGGTTTATAAAACACGGATCCCTCCCTGGATGAATGTATGGGGATACACTACGGCAACATGCCCGGTGCTGGATGCACTTCGGCATTTGCTTCCGTAGCACAGGGGCCGGTTCCATAAGGCACCAGAGGCTGTCCAGACATAACCGCCGAGAGAAGAACCTGGCTATAGCGCGCTGCCTCGGATACGCTGACAGCGTACAGATCCTTCTCTGTTGGCAGAAGTCATTCCAGCAGTGACGCAGATCGCCGATTGTGAGTGACCCTGGTGACAGTGAACTGGCCTTTTCAAGCAGTTATCAGGAGAGAATGCAGAGTTTTGGAGGCGGGTCTGGTGGGGCTACCGATCTTCCGGTGAGAGTGCGATAAGGAGATGGGACAAGGGTTGCTTTGTTGAAAATCAGAGGTTCTGCGTCGTTCGAATCCAGATAGTACTCAAACGATTCACCACCCCATAAAGCGATCAGCTTGCCACTGCCGCATGGAGAACTTTTGTAGCTGGCGCCAGGAACTGAAGCAGGTTTCTGCTTTTTTTGGCAGCAAGATTCTACCTCTTCCTGGTCTTCGCTTTGCCCGTTCTGCAACTTTTTCTGCCAGCAACAACAGCTGTGAGTGGCGCTCCGCTCAGGGGCACAACCACAAATCGCGCAATCGCCGGTGCATTCACCGGTAACGGCATGGGAGATTACCGCTGACTGCAGGGCAAGAGGCGCAAGGGGGCTTATGGTGATCATGAGATAGATCCCCATGAGGACCAAGGCAATGTTGGCCCGAGAAGATCTAAACATGCCCTGGCGCCCCAAAGTATATGATTATCTTTGCATCAGCCATTTATACCACTCTCCACCTTTTAAATACCCCGGTTGGGAATGAGGGCTTGTAATTCTGAATTAGTGTTAACAGTTATGCAGCATACATGCCGCGTGGCAGGCCCCTGAAAAATCCGTGACAGCAGCAGGTGAAAATAGAAAAAAGGTCCAATTATTTTGCTTGCACCAATTTAACTGCCTGGTTAATCGGATCAAAAAGAAATTTTATCTTGGGGCTCTAGCAATTGTGAACCTGCAATGTTTTAAGCAATAAGCAACAATTATTGCATAAAAGAATCTGCAATCATGCCGTTATGCAACTCATTGCGATCAAAGTGCATCGCTGTTATCATTAAAGGTAAATGCTCCAACGGTGAATGGATTTGCTGTTCCCCGGCATCAAGTTACAGATAAAACAGAGAACTGAGGTTTTTTCATGTTTCAATGGGTTACATTTGCGATCATCGGCTTGGGTGGCGGGGTGGCTTCGGGGCTGTTCGGCATCGGCGGCGGCATCGTCATTGTCCCGGCCCTGATCTACTGGGCCGGGTTCTCACACCACAAGGCAACGGGAACCAGCCTTGCCGTTCTGCTCCCGCCGATCGGTCTGGCCGCAACCCTTGAATACTATCGGAACGGCAACGTAGATCTCAAGGCAGCCTTTATCGTCGCAGCTACCATGTTCGTCGGGGCCTGGGGGGGCGCCTATCTGGCGAACCAGATGAAAGGGCCGCAACTGCGGCTCCTTTTTGGAGTATTTGTCTCCGGCGTCGGCATCTACCTGGTCTACGGTGCCTGTAAACGCCTCGGCTGGCTGTAGGCAGCCTCCCGACTAACGGTCAAACCTTGCCATTACCGGCCAGCCTCCGAAATGCCGATGCCTTGCAGGCAGCATGAATCACCCCACCCGCGGCAATTTGCAGTTCCCGGGCAGCCTCCGGCACGATCTCGGCAACCAGCTTCCCCTCGCCGCACTGCAGCTCAACCCCCATTTTCGAACCGCTTTCAAACAGGCCGACCACAGTGCATTGCAGCAGATTACGGGCACTGATGGCTTCCGGATGTTTCTTGAAAAGGATGATGTCCTTGGAAGAGAGCTCAAACAGGCCATTGACCGTGTCACGATTACTGCCTGAAAGCAGCAGCTCCCCCCCCTGCCAGCGGTAGGCGCACATGCCGTCCCGCTCGGACATGGCGCTCAACTCCAGAAGGTTGATGTAGCCTACCGGACTCTTTCCCATGCGATCGCGGGCCAACTGCTCACTGCTGGCCTGCTCGACCATCCTTCCGTTCTCGAACACCAGTACCGAATCGGCCATCAAGCGCATTTCGACCAGGGAATGGGAAATAAACAGGTACGGAATGCCAAAAAGTTCACTGACGCTTTTCAGGTAGGGGATGATCTGAAACCGCAGGGAGTCGTCCAATGCCGAAAGCGGTTCGTCCATCAGCAGCAGCCGGGGATTGGCCAGTATGGCCCGCCCCAGGGCGACCCGCTGTTTTTCGCCGCCTGACAGGTTTGTGACCCCACGGCTGAGCAGATCTTTAAGCTTCAGCACTTCAACCAGATTGTCGAAGTCGATGGTGCGATGTTTTGCCGGGCAGCGCTTAAAGCCGTAAAGCAGGTTGTTTTTGACACTCAGGTGAGGAAACAGGCAGTGCTGCTGAAAAACCATGGCGATCCGGCGTTGCTCCGGACGAAGGTTGACTCTCTTGGCACTGCTGAACAGGCAGTCTCCATCCAAAAGGATCTCGCCACTGTCAGGCTCCAGAAGACCGGCCAGCATGCTCACCAAGGTCGATTTGCCGCTGCCCGATACGCCGAAAATTCCGAGCCGGTCACCGCTGACCACGAAGTCAGTTGACAAGGTGAAGGCGCCGAAACTCTTCTCTGCTTTCATGGAAATGCGCATGTCAGTTCTTCTTTGTCATTTTCTTAACCAGTATTTCATGCAGAAAGAGCACTGCCATCGATATCACCACCGAAACCAGACAGAGAGTTAACGCCATATGCTCACTGTTAGGTGAACTGGCATACTCGTAGATTGCCAGGGGGATGGTCTGGGTAACACCCGGAATATTGCCGGCCACGATGATGGTGGCGCCGAACTCACCGAGGCTGCGGGCGAACATCAACGACGAGCCGGCTGCCAGCCCCGGCAGCGACAAGGGGAGAATGACCGTTAGCAGGGTGTCATGCCACGGCGCTCCGAGAGATCGGGAAGCCTTGATCAGCTGCGGATCGATGGCCTCCATACCGATGCGCAGCGAGCGCACCAGCAGGGGAAAACCGACCACAGCGGAGGCGATTACCGCAGCCTTGAGGGTAAAGATCAGCCTGATGCCGGCATCGTTGAGCAGAGAGCCCAGCCAGCCATTTTTCCCGAGCAACAGCAGCAGGAAATAGCCGACAACTACCGGCGGCAGGGTCAGCGGCAGATTGACCAGCACCTCCAGCAGCACCTTGCCGCGGAACCGGACAAAGGTGATCAAATAGGCCACAGCAAGGCCGAACGGCAACGAAAAT from Geoanaerobacter pelophilus includes the following:
- the modB gene encoding molybdate ABC transporter permease subunit, with product MMTLSATDYDAIRLSVQVAIAATLFSLPFGLAVAYLITFVRFRGKVLLEVLVNLPLTLPPVVVGYFLLLLLGKNGWLGSLLNDAGIRLIFTLKAAVIASAVVGFPLLVRSLRIGMEAIDPQLIKASRSLGAPWHDTLLTVILPLSLPGLAAGSSLMFARSLGEFGATIIVAGNIPGVTQTIPLAIYEYASSPNSEHMALTLCLVSVVISMAVLFLHEILVKKMTKKN
- the modC gene encoding molybdenum ABC transporter ATP-binding protein; the protein is MRISMKAEKSFGAFTLSTDFVVSGDRLGIFGVSGSGKSTLVSMLAGLLEPDSGEILLDGDCLFSSAKRVNLRPEQRRIAMVFQQHCLFPHLSVKNNLLYGFKRCPAKHRTIDFDNLVEVLKLKDLLSRGVTNLSGGEKQRVALGRAILANPRLLLMDEPLSALDDSLRFQIIPYLKSVSELFGIPYLFISHSLVEMRLMADSVLVFENGRMVEQASSEQLARDRMGKSPVGYINLLELSAMSERDGMCAYRWQGGELLLSGSNRDTVNGLFELSSKDIILFKKHPEAISARNLLQCTVVGLFESGSKMGVELQCGEGKLVAEIVPEAARELQIAAGGVIHAACKASAFRRLAGNGKV